One stretch of Erythrolamprus reginae isolate rEryReg1 chromosome 7, rEryReg1.hap1, whole genome shotgun sequence DNA includes these proteins:
- the CNGA1 gene encoding cyclic nucleotide-gated channel alpha-1 — MGECETQQPDSDLHNLASQGRKESLKNTEDAESREKKEIFVIDPSGNLYYNWLFCITLPVMYNWTMIIARACFDELNHNNLEMWLILDYSADCIYVADIFVRARTGYLEQGLLVKEKAKLKRRYKETLQFKLDLLSIMPTDLLYFRFGLNYPEIRINRLLRVSRMFEFFQQTETRTSYPNIFRISNLVMYIIIIIHWNACMYFSLSKAIGFGTDTWVYPNVSHPEFGRLARKYVYSLYWSTLTLTTIGETPPPVQDIEYWFVVVDFLVGVLIFATIVGNIGSMISNMNAAREEFQAKIDAIKQYMQFRNVSKDLEKRVIKWFDYLWANKKAVDEREVLKFLPDKLRIEIAINVHLETLKKVQIFSDCEAGLLVELVLKLQPQVFSPGDYICRKGDIGREMYIIKEGRLAVVADDGITQFVVLSDGSYFGEISILNIKGSKAGNRRTANIRSLGYSDLFCLHKDDLMEVLIEYPEAKTLLEEKGKQILMKDGLLDLEEVNMTRDTENLEQKVSQIEGMLDNLQTRFAKLLAEYSAAQQKLKIRLRQVETIVKPSLEYDCSDLEELQRTSGH, encoded by the exons ggagaagaaagaaatatttgtCATTGATCCCTCTGGAAACCTTTATTACAACTGGCTGTTCTGCATCACATTGCCTGTCATGTACAATTGGACAATGATCATCGCTAG GGCCTGTTTTGATGAACTTAATCATAACAATTTAGAAATGTGGTTGATTTTGGACTATTCTGCGGATTGTATTTATGTTGCTGACATATTTGTGCGGGCGAGGACAG GTTACTTGGAGCAAGGCTTGTTGGTGAAAGAAAAAGCTAAGCTCAAGAGAAGATACAAGGAAACATTACAATTCAAATTAGATCTACTGTCCATCATGCCAACTGACCTACTTTACTTCAGATTCGGATTGAATTACCCAGAAATAAGAATAAACAGATTACTTAGAGTATCACGTATGTTTGAATTTTTCCAGCAAACAGAAACGAGAACAAgttatccaaatatcttcagaatCTCTAATCTTGTCATGTACATTATAATTATCATCCActggaatgcttgtatgtatttcTCGCTCTCAAAAGCGATTGGCTTCGGAACAGACACATGGGTTTATCCCAATGTTTCTCATCCTGAATTTGGCCGGCTGGCTAGAAAATATGTGTATAGCCTTTACTGGTCAACACTGACGTTGACAACGATTGGTGAAACGCCTCCGCCTGTTCAAGATATTGAGTAttggtttgttgttgttgatttcTTGGTCGGTGTATTAATCTTTGCTACTATTGTTGGTAATATTGGTTCTATGATCTCTAATATGAATGCTGCCCGGGAGGAATTTCAAGCAAAGATCGATGCTATCAAGCAGTATATGCAGTTTCGTAACGTAAGCAAAGATTTAGAAAAACGGGTTATCAAGTGGTTTGATTATTTGTGGGCAAATAAAAAGGCCGTAGATGAAAGAGAAGTCTTGAAATTTCTTCCAGATAAATTACGAATAGAAATTGCTATTAATGTTCATTTGGAGACATTAAAAAAGGTCCAGATTTTTTCAGACTGTGAAGCCGGTTTGTTAGTTGAGCTGGTCTTGAAACTACAACCTCAAGTATTTAGTCCTGGTGATTATATTTGTCGGAAAGGTGATATTGGGCGAGAAATGTACATTATCAAAGAAGGAAGACTGGCGGTGGTAGCTGATGATGGAATAACTCAATTTGTAGTTCTTAGTGATGGCAGCTATTTTGGAGAGATTAGCATCCTTAACATCAAAGGTAGCAAAGCTGGAAATAGGAGGACAGCTAATATTAGAAGTCTTGGCTATTCAGATTTGTTTTGTCTGCATAAAGACGACCTGATGGAAGTTTTAATAGAATATCCAGAGGCAAAGACTTTgttggaagagaaaggaaagcaaaTCCTTATGAAAGATGGATTACTGGATTTAGAAGAAGTAAACATGACAAGAGACACAGAAAACCTTGAGCAAAAGGTTAGCCAAATAGAAGGAATGCTAGATAATTTACAAACAAGATTTGCTAAACTTTTAGCTGAATATAGTGCTGcacagcagaaattaaaaataaggTTAAGGCAAGTCGAGACCATTGTGAAACCATCCCTAGAGTATGATTGTTCAGACTTAGAAGAATTGCAGAGAACTTCTGGtcattaa